The DNA sequence TTTACTCATTACAGAAGACATGATAAGTAAATCAGGTGCCATTTCTTACTTAGGTATTGGTAAAAGTTTTTCAATACTAAAACTTCCAAGGTGTAATCCTCCAAACTGTAAGGAATATATAAAAAATGATGAGGGCTTGTATATTCAGAACTTCAATGGTTCCCCCACAGAGTATCAGGCAAAGGAAATAATAATAATTGACCAAAAGGCTGGTATTGAAAAGGTCAGTGCCTTTAACAACGCCAAAGGAACAATATACTTAGTTAAAAAAGGTGGAGAGACTTATGGGTTTTTCATCCCTGAAAGATTAAAGAAATCTTCGCTAATAACCCTTTACACAATTCGTAAGGACAGAGAAGGTTTTAGGCTTGTTTACGATAACTTTCCATATACAGTGCTCTATGAAATCACCTTGCATAAACAGCCTCAATCCTTGCAGTAGATCCCTGAGGACCGCTCGCCACAGAAACTATTGAGTATATATAACCCCTGGGAGGCAGTTTAGTATAAGCCACCCCTGTTATTTGTTCCCCGGGTGGTGGAACATAACCAACCAAACACAACGTTACTTCATTCCCAAAAGTCTCTGTTATACCTTGAAGTCTATAATAAAGAGAAAACCTACAGCAGTTATTTCCTTGCAACTGAGCACCAGCCGGACACTCACCACTAAGTAAGGTATCAAAGATACCGCTCCTTATCTGAGAAACTGCATGGTTTACTCCGCTTACTGCAGCATCCCTTACAGATGTGTATGTCTTTACTCTTTCCGCTGTGCCCATGGTTCTCATCAGTATGTAGTAAAGCCCTGCAATGGCTAACGCCACCAGTATACCCGTTACTAAAACGGATATTAAGGCTACACCTTTTACTGTAGGTTGTAAAGTGGTATGTCTTCTTCTATAAGTCTCCATCTGTATTCCCTCCAAGCTGGTTGGGTTGCTATGCTTCCACATCTTTCAAAGGTGTTTGGTGGATCTATTAAAGCACCCGTCCTTCCTCCAACCTGTATTAACATACAAAGCCTGATGGCTACCAAGTTTCTGAAGTCCGCAGGAGGATTCTCACTGTACTGCACACCATCGTAGTACCTAACCCTAAAAACCGCAATACAACTTGCTACAGGTTGTGGAATATCCCCACTTATTTCCTTCATGAGATTAAAAGTATTAGGGGCGCATTCTTTGGGCAAATTTGTACCTCTAAGATAGTATCTTACTGCAAACCTATCCAGACTGTAGCCGTCGGTTTCAAATATTATAGTGTTAGGCCTGGACGGATCACATGCTGTCAATAGAGACTTGGTAACAAGGTCAAGGCATAAAGAGGAGTTTGTGTTGGGTATACTTGGACATTCCTCAAAGGTCCATCTCCTACTTTGTCTATTTATATTTCCCACATTATCCACTATCCACCAACATCCCGAAAATGTAAACTCTCTTGTTGCTAAACTAACGAAATAGAATTCATCGGAGTTACCACAACTCACCCTGCCTATAGTTGAGTTTGAACTTGCAAAACCTGCAAGATTACCGCAAGCAGGGTTGGGCCAAAATCTAAGCATGTTTGAAGGCACTCCAAAGCCGGTGGTAGCTATGTCTTTCCTTATTTGATAGAGCAAAGTTTCCACGTCCTGCTCATTCTTAGCCACTAAGGATTGAGTAATGGCCTGCTGAACAATTGTTCTATACGCATAGAATATTCCCCCAGCCAGTATTAAGGTTATGGCTATGACTACCAGAAGTTCAATCAGTGTCATACCTCTTCTAAATTTCATGGCATGCTCCTAATCACTGTGCTGGATATATATTTGTAATTTCTTTGAGGATCAAAGTACCAAACTACAATACCAACCGCCCTGCCTATCTCTGCGTTTGTATCACTTCTACGTATGCTTGCCAAATTTGTGGCAGTGTAGATAAACCTTCCCTTGTATCTTTCTCCACAATTCATTCCAGGAATAGGGGTTCCCGTATCTCTGTAGCAACACCCACAAGAATTCGGACCGCAATTGCAAGGAACTACCCTCAGCCAAGCTGCCACATTCATGGGGTTTGAAATGTAATCCCGATTGGCTCCACTGTATGGGTCATAAAAGTCAGCTATCTGGTCTCCGTCTGTGTCTGCATTTTCAAAGGTGCAACTGGCGTTCAGGAGACAGTTAGAACTATCCCAGTTGTTGGGATAGCTATAACCTACAGCACACAGGAATGGGCTGGGGTTATTCGAATCACACAAAGCACTAGGATTGAATTGGGCAGACCTGATGTAATTGCTTAAGTGGTTTAATATCTCGCTTGCCCTGTCCTTTAACTGGTTTCTAATTTGCAATTCTTTATAAAGAAGTATGCCACGCAAGAATCCAGTCATAAGTATGAACAGTATCAGCATAGCAACAAGAAATTCTATAAGTGTAAAGCCCTTTCTATTCATACCTGACCCTCCCCAACCTGTTTAATATAACAATCCTACTGCCGTAAGCGTTTTTTAGTGTGACACTTCCCATTCCCAAACCGCACCCACAATTCAGTGGATAACCCCTTCGATCAAAAACTACGCAGAAATCGTTATCCGGCACTACACCTGAGGGAAGGGAAACTAACCTTTGTGTGGAACTATCATTTGTACAGTTAGGAGTTGCATCCTGGCAACCGCTTTGGACTGTGAATATCTTATATTGCTCACTGCCTCTGCATAATCTTATTCCCCAGGTTGCATTGGAGGATATGGACCTGAACTGAACTTCCTTTATATCGTTAGCCACTTGAGTCATTGCGGAGTATAGCCTTTCTCTGAGAACCATGTTTCTTAGCCCCATTAAAAATGCACCAGCCAAAATGGAGATTATTACAACCACAACCAAAAGCTCAAATATGGTATAACCTTTTACTTTTCTATCCATAGGATAAATCTCCCCTCTGTTTCAGATGCCCTTTGCTGGCTTATCCTAAGAATCAATCCACTGCCTATTTGGAAGAACTTTTCCACACCTTTACTGCTAGAGGCTGATTGCATAGCTTGGAAAGGATTCCCCAATGGAGGCATACCTCTACCAGCTTCTATCTTAGAAAGTATCTGAACGTTCTGTCCTACTATTATAGGACCGGAAATAGCAGCCGGTGAAAGCACTGACGGTCTCGGATAGGGCTTACCATTTTTGTAATAAACGGCTATAAGATTAGAGGAGCCCTCCGCTTGGCAGATATCCGCCGATGGAACAAAGGTAAGAGCGTCCACTATGCCACCAAGCACTAAAGGTTGAGAGTAAATGCCTTCACCTGTTAGCTCGTGATACCAGCCCCTTGTTGGCTCGGTAAATCCTCCGCTGTAGTATGTATTGTAGACAACGTTCTTCATACCGCAACCCGTTGAATCACAGAAACACAGCTGTTTTACTTCGGATACAGTTACTGCAGTTGTTGAGTTGGTGACATTCTCTAAATTATTTTTTCTGTAGGTAGTGCAAGCTGTCCCATCCCAGTTATCATCCTTAAAACCTATAAAGTAGTTTTTGTAAGGAATTGTCCTATCACCCTGACTTAGATACCTGCCGGTTCCAAAGAATACCCAAAGCCTGCCATTTTCATCTTTTGTAAAGTTTGGAGCACCAAAGACCGGTGGAGTGTGCTGGTTTGTTTCAAATGTCCCAAGATCCACAACATTGCACACATCACTACTTGCAAGACTGCCTACCATTTTATAGTTGCTTCCAGACCTAAGACTTAGCCTGTAGAAGTTACCCCAGGTATTACCCGCATTAGTTTTTCCATATACGCCAAAGTATATAACATCGTCTTGATAATCGCTATCCACATCTACAACCGATATATCTCCCACCGCAGCGTTCACGTCGCCGGGAATTGGAATATCTATAGTTTTAACTATTCCGCCGGTTCTTAAGTCTATGAAATAAAGCTTGGGAAGATTTGTGAAGCTTTCTCCAGCTGGGTCCCTTGGACCTGTGCCTATTACCACATACCACTCACCGTTTTTGTCCCTATCCCCCAAACGAATTACAGCCGGGAACGAGATAGTTAATGTTTGATCTGGCAAAGAAACTTCCCAAAGAAGGGTTGGTTTAGGCTGGGTACCATTTAACCAATCTGTCAGGTCCAATGCGAATACAGAGGAGGAATAACTACCAAGAGCTTTTCCACCAAATCCCATTGTCCCTATAAGCACTGTCCTCCAGCTGTTTGGATTTTTGGGTGAGTTGGCAGGTCCACCGATGGAGGCATCAAAAACAAAGGTTCTGTAATCCACAGTTGGAACCCTGCAGTAGTCTGATCTACCATACCAAACAAGATAGGGGAGTGCATTTTTGGGTATGAAAGCCCATTCTTCTTTACCCACTTGGTTATTGCTGGCGTCGTTATAAGAGTTTACAAGTCTGATTGGATTGTTTGGATCCCCAGTTTCCTTTATAAAGCCGATCCTAAAAGCATGCAACATACCATCGTTTGCTCCCACAAACATAAAGGATGTCCTATTTCTATAGTTTGTGGTACGGATGTAATCGAGATAAGTGCTATCTCCATACCTAAGATGGTAGACGTTGTTTGGCTCTGCCCCCGTAACCGAAGGCGTGGAATTAACAATATCCCCAAGCTTCCAAGTTCTAATTCCAGAACCCCCATAGGTAGGACATACCCTTAAGAATGTTGTATTATCAAACTCTCTTATCCTTTGGACGTTTGCAAAGCTTCCGCAGGTTGGGTCTCCACGCAAGTTTTCACCCCTAATATACCTTATTATGCATTCAGCCTGAGAATTGGTTATACTACTATCCGCCGTTTGGAATATGGGAAGTAAGGTGCTAACTTCTGAAGTGGTAAAATCTTGCAATGTACCGTTTTTATTGTAGTATATTCTTCTATCTCCCGCTGAGGTATTAGCAAGGGCGCATCCCCCATCAAAAACCGGGATTACCTCGTTAAAAGATTTAACTAATTCCCTACTGCAAGATGTGGAGATATCTGGTTGGTTTAGTATGGCGACTTTTGTTTCGTTGCTGGAAGCGTCAAAGAAAAACATGAAGATCTTATCAAAGGCAGCACCCACTAAGTTGAGTATCTTGTTTGTAATTGTATCCTCCCTTAGGTTTTGCTTTGTATCCACCCAAAAAGAGCGCAAAAAGCCTATCCAGGATATTTCCTTTCCGTCGGTGGTTGTGTATTTTGGATAGAAGTAAGGTTGGACTATAACAGAAGATACTGATGCTCTGGATGTAAGTGTGGCAACGGTGGCACCTGAAGATGCCCTGCTTAGGATATCTGAGAAAACTTTTGTTAAAGATTCCTCTATTTTGGTTGGGTTAGCCACAAAGAAATAAGTATCAGGCACACTGTTTCCGTCTTTGTCCCATTCACTTTGTAAATCTGGAACATTATTTCCATTTACGTCATCAAACCCGCCCCACTTTGCGGCGTACCAGAGTGGGTCTTTGAGCTGTCTAGCAGTAGTCCCAGAAACTGTAAAGGTTCTACTCCAAGTTAAAGGCATGTTGGCAACGACAGACGGTGTATCGCCATCAGAACTGTTAGGAACGTCTTTGTCTTTTACAACAAGCCATTGTCCATCCTCCGTCGTCCCACTTATGAAGAAACCCAAAACTTGATCAATACATCCAGCAGCATACTCCGAGGTTAATTTAACCTCAATTTGATTAGTTCCGATCGGTCTGATTTCATACAAGACCACTGCATCCATATCGTGGTCTGCACCTTGTTCTACGTCTTCAAAGTTTATCCTAAACTTGGCGTAGGTTAAATTTCCGCTTGAATCGTAATCAACCTGTTCTACATAAAAATCAACTATTTGATTTGTAGGACAAAACGCATTTGAGCTGCATCCGCTGATAGTTAAGTTTCCGCGCCCATCCCTGCTAACAGTGCATTTTCGAAAGCAATTATTGAATACATCGATGCACCCGCTTACGCTTTTCGCAAGTGGAGCTATCCTTACTTCTCTATCACCTACCTTAATTGCTATATCTGGTATCGGAGACGATAAAACCACAGAGTAAGTTTTTAAGTTTGGTGGGCGTCGTCCAGTAAAGTTATCTCTAAACATCGTGTTTGCGTAATAGGCTATGCTGGCAGAGTAATAACTTCCCTGTTTTGTGGGCTCTTCTGGACAAAGCCCTCTTATGGTAGAAAGGCTGGATACAGACTTGGAAGAACATATGAAATCATAAAAAGAACCACTTTGCCCAATAAAGTAGTTACCAGTTATTCCTTCGGAAGTGCTGATGGTGTTTGCAAGAGTTGAAACATTTAATCCAATCAAGTCTCCACTTAAACCACCAAAAGCTGACCCAGGAAGCTTGTCTGAATCATAGCTTGGATAGGGATCACTAAAAACTATCACAAACGGTTTTGAACATATTGGAAATAGGTCATAAGGCTTATAGTGTGTTGAACCACTTCTTATCCCCCAATCAGGTTTAGGCAAGTTCAGCCCGCTGTCTTGAGTTCCAGAATAGGTAAAATCAGATGTTGGAGAGCTCTTACCTGCAAGGTATCTTACAGCTTCATACATCATCTCTGCAATAGGATTGCCCCACATCCTGCATTGCCCTTCTGATAATGGAGCGTTTGTAATCCATCCACAGGATCCTCCAGATGGATCTTGATAAGAGTAATCAGAATATCTAAAACCTACTACGGTCATTCTATTTAAGGTTAGAATTATGTTCCCTAGCACGTTTTCTAAGGTCTGAAATATTCCAGTATTTGGATTTAATTCATCCTGAATAGTCCAGATATTTTTTCTCAGAACTCCACCGC is a window from the Thermocrinis sp. genome containing:
- a CDS encoding type II secretion system protein — translated: MKFRRGMTLIELLVVIAITLILAGGIFYAYRTIVQQAITQSLVAKNEQDVETLLYQIRKDIATTGFGVPSNMLRFWPNPACGNLAGFASSNSTIGRVSCGNSDEFYFVSLATREFTFSGCWWIVDNVGNINRQSRRWTFEECPSIPNTNSSLCLDLVTKSLLTACDPSRPNTIIFETDGYSLDRFAVRYYLRGTNLPKECAPNTFNLMKEISGDIPQPVASCIAVFRVRYYDGVQYSENPPADFRNLVAIRLCMLIQVGGRTGALIDPPNTFERCGSIATQPAWREYRWRLIEEDIPLYNLQ
- a CDS encoding type II secretion system protein, coding for MNRKGFTLIEFLVAMLILFILMTGFLRGILLYKELQIRNQLKDRASEILNHLSNYIRSAQFNPSALCDSNNPSPFLCAVGYSYPNNWDSSNCLLNASCTFENADTDGDQIADFYDPYSGANRDYISNPMNVAAWLRVVPCNCGPNSCGCCYRDTGTPIPGMNCGERYKGRFIYTATNLASIRRSDTNAEIGRAVGIVVWYFDPQRNYKYISSTVIRSMP
- a CDS encoding prepilin-type N-terminal cleavage/methylation domain-containing protein yields the protein MDRKVKGYTIFELLVVVVIISILAGAFLMGLRNMVLRERLYSAMTQVANDIKEVQFRSISSNATWGIRLCRGSEQYKIFTVQSGCQDATPNCTNDSSTQRLVSLPSGVVPDNDFCVVFDRRGYPLNCGCGLGMGSVTLKNAYGSRIVILNRLGRVRYE
- a CDS encoding PilC/PilY family type IV pilus protein — translated: MRRILLLCLVVLISFSTQKSYSASMSDYCYIPPTVGTSVPPIVMLVMGRDHKIYYEAYNDASDLDGDGRLDVGYKHSIDYYGYFDPYKCYRYEGIGANAKFVPTRRTNNKYCGGTNEWSGNFLNWLTMARIDVIRKVLYGGFRSTDSVSETVLEATYIPQDAHSWGKEYAGADTRQLTPFDPPLSGKRHLFCITSTSMGDTRKIRVALNDSNRIWNWASSEKAVCSGPGTSGGFRQGPVGTRNDIQDYYIRVKVCDPSVGLEENCKRYPAGTYKPIGLLQKYGEYEGGGKWCSKSLKPCNTDSDCNTSTDGLCVDRAKMYFGLLTGSYTKNLSGGVLRKNIWTIQDELNPNTGIFQTLENVLGNIILTLNRMTVVGFRYSDYSYQDPSGGSCGWITNAPLSEGQCRMWGNPIAEMMYEAVRYLAGKSSPTSDFTYSGTQDSGLNLPKPDWGIRSGSTHYKPYDLFPICSKPFVIVFSDPYPSYDSDKLPGSAFGGLSGDLIGLNVSTLANTISTSEGITGNYFIGQSGSFYDFICSSKSVSSLSTIRGLCPEEPTKQGSYYSASIAYYANTMFRDNFTGRRPPNLKTYSVVLSSPIPDIAIKVGDREVRIAPLAKSVSGCIDVFNNCFRKCTVSRDGRGNLTISGCSSNAFCPTNQIVDFYVEQVDYDSSGNLTYAKFRINFEDVEQGADHDMDAVVLYEIRPIGTNQIEVKLTSEYAAGCIDQVLGFFISGTTEDGQWLVVKDKDVPNSSDGDTPSVVANMPLTWSRTFTVSGTTARQLKDPLWYAAKWGGFDDVNGNNVPDLQSEWDKDGNSVPDTYFFVANPTKIEESLTKVFSDILSRASSGATVATLTSRASVSSVIVQPYFYPKYTTTDGKEISWIGFLRSFWVDTKQNLREDTITNKILNLVGAAFDKIFMFFFDASSNETKVAILNQPDISTSCSRELVKSFNEVIPVFDGGCALANTSAGDRRIYYNKNGTLQDFTTSEVSTLLPIFQTADSSITNSQAECIIRYIRGENLRGDPTCGSFANVQRIREFDNTTFLRVCPTYGGSGIRTWKLGDIVNSTPSVTGAEPNNVYHLRYGDSTYLDYIRTTNYRNRTSFMFVGANDGMLHAFRIGFIKETGDPNNPIRLVNSYNDASNNQVGKEEWAFIPKNALPYLVWYGRSDYCRVPTVDYRTFVFDASIGGPANSPKNPNSWRTVLIGTMGFGGKALGSYSSSVFALDLTDWLNGTQPKPTLLWEVSLPDQTLTISFPAVIRLGDRDKNGEWYVVIGTGPRDPAGESFTNLPKLYFIDLRTGGIVKTIDIPIPGDVNAAVGDISVVDVDSDYQDDVIYFGVYGKTNAGNTWGNFYRLSLRSGSNYKMVGSLASSDVCNVVDLGTFETNQHTPPVFGAPNFTKDENGRLWVFFGTGRYLSQGDRTIPYKNYFIGFKDDNWDGTACTTYRKNNLENVTNSTTAVTVSEVKQLCFCDSTGCGMKNVVYNTYYSGGFTEPTRGWYHELTGEGIYSQPLVLGGIVDALTFVPSADICQAEGSSNLIAVYYKNGKPYPRPSVLSPAAISGPIIVGQNVQILSKIEAGRGMPPLGNPFQAMQSASSSKGVEKFFQIGSGLILRISQQRASETEGRFILWIEK